The proteins below are encoded in one region of Bifidobacterium dentium JCM 1195 = DSM 20436:
- a CDS encoding PRD domain-containing protein, with translation MDVLRVFNNNVVLAKDGDREVILTGRGIGFQAKPGQHVDDAKIVRRFVPADGRDPDHMAELLAGIPPEIIRLVTDAMSRTGLAEQIEAQPTLVMALADHICGAIQRSQKGQTIEYPLEAEVRSLYAGEYAKGEALVNAMNDYLGGALPEGEAVALALHLVNAGFSTGDLSNTYTMTGVIQQMLSVIENTYDVTLDQHSVNVGRFITHLRYLFVRIYQHQQLSDEPQPIVDTIMASYPQATACARQLAIVVGMRLNATLTEAEIAYLALHISRVTADAAKESSSEETTSGTRTHSA, from the coding sequence GTGGACGTTCTTCGTGTATTCAACAACAATGTCGTGCTGGCCAAGGATGGCGACCGTGAGGTGATTCTCACCGGTCGTGGCATAGGCTTCCAAGCCAAACCGGGCCAACATGTCGACGATGCGAAGATCGTCCGCCGATTCGTTCCTGCGGACGGCCGGGATCCCGACCATATGGCCGAACTGTTGGCCGGGATCCCGCCGGAGATCATTCGACTGGTTACCGATGCCATGTCCCGTACCGGGCTTGCCGAGCAGATCGAGGCGCAGCCCACACTGGTCATGGCACTGGCCGACCATATCTGCGGCGCGATCCAGCGGTCGCAGAAAGGGCAGACCATCGAATACCCGCTCGAGGCGGAAGTGCGTTCGCTGTATGCGGGCGAATACGCCAAAGGTGAGGCGCTGGTCAACGCCATGAACGATTATCTGGGTGGGGCGTTGCCAGAAGGCGAGGCCGTGGCGCTTGCCCTGCATCTGGTCAATGCCGGCTTCTCCACCGGAGATCTGTCGAACACCTACACCATGACCGGCGTGATTCAGCAGATGCTGTCGGTCATCGAAAACACCTACGACGTGACGCTCGACCAGCACAGCGTCAATGTGGGGCGCTTCATCACACATCTGCGGTATCTGTTCGTCCGTATCTACCAGCATCAGCAGCTCAGCGACGAGCCGCAGCCAATCGTCGATACCATCATGGCATCATATCCGCAGGCGACCGCCTGTGCGAGGCAACTCGCCATCGTGGTAGGCATGCGGTTGAACGCGACGCTGACGGAAGCGGAAATCGCCTATCTGGCGCTTCACATTTCCCGCGTCACAGCCGATGCGGCCAAGGAATCGTCATCCGAGGAGACGACTTCCGGCACGCGTACGCATAGCGCCTGA
- a CDS encoding diacylglycerol/lipid kinase family protein, which produces MPMPVIISLLIVIGVAAVCGAAFFGVRAYRHHKLARQLDQRSDDQVHYVFVINPSKPQADQRKRHIREFCEAKGLTQVDFIDTQLDKDGRVCALEALNRGADVVVAVGGDGTVRTVASALSGTGHALGIVPIGTGNLFARNMGIPVDDIDAALTVATSHGSRQVDVGRLTLLDDETTDHGHAFLIIAGIGFDALMIDDTDPELKKNISWLAYFVSGVKNLFAPKYHGDVTITSEDGSTHTTRGLSFRTFMAGNCGQIPMFSLMPDAVYDDGILDYEIIDTSGGILGWANLFGDVLHQTITGKAQQSPLSTNSTVDQIQGVSAEITLEKPVLAQVDGDMLPETKHIRFSVERQALCVRVPEVVSSDDDSLAASAVTREM; this is translated from the coding sequence ATGCCTATGCCCGTTATCATCTCGTTGCTCATCGTCATCGGCGTGGCCGCAGTGTGCGGCGCCGCCTTCTTCGGCGTGCGCGCGTACAGACATCACAAGTTGGCGCGTCAGCTTGACCAGCGCAGCGACGACCAAGTGCATTACGTATTCGTCATCAACCCTTCGAAGCCGCAGGCCGACCAGCGCAAGCGGCATATCAGGGAATTCTGCGAGGCGAAAGGCCTTACGCAGGTGGACTTCATCGACACGCAGCTCGACAAGGACGGCCGTGTCTGCGCACTCGAGGCCTTGAATCGCGGTGCCGACGTGGTAGTGGCCGTCGGAGGCGACGGTACGGTGCGTACGGTGGCGAGTGCATTGTCGGGTACCGGCCATGCATTGGGCATCGTGCCGATCGGTACCGGCAACCTGTTCGCGCGCAATATGGGCATTCCCGTGGATGACATCGACGCCGCCCTGACCGTGGCCACCTCGCATGGCTCCCGCCAAGTGGACGTCGGCCGTCTCACCCTGCTCGATGACGAAACCACCGATCATGGCCACGCGTTCCTGATCATCGCGGGCATCGGCTTCGATGCCCTGATGATCGACGACACCGATCCTGAACTCAAGAAGAACATCAGCTGGCTGGCGTATTTCGTGTCGGGTGTCAAGAACCTGTTCGCGCCGAAATACCATGGCGACGTGACCATCACCAGCGAGGACGGCAGCACGCATACCACGCGCGGCCTGTCCTTCCGCACGTTCATGGCGGGCAATTGCGGCCAGATTCCCATGTTCTCGCTGATGCCGGACGCCGTCTACGACGATGGCATCCTCGATTACGAGATCATCGACACCTCCGGCGGCATTCTGGGCTGGGCCAACCTGTTCGGCGACGTACTGCACCAGACGATCACCGGCAAGGCACAGCAGAGTCCGCTGTCCACGAATTCCACGGTGGACCAGATTCAGGGCGTAAGCGCCGAAATCACATTGGAAAAGCCCGTTTTGGCGCAGGTCGACGGCGATATGCTTCCTGAGACGAAGCATATCCGGTTCAGCGTGGAACGTCAGGCGCTATGCGTACGCGTGCCGGAAGTCGTCTCCTCGGATGACGATTCCTTGGCCGCATCGGCTGTGACGCGGGAAATGTGA